In Fibrobacter sp., one DNA window encodes the following:
- a CDS encoding glycosyltransferase, giving the protein MRVVWIYPKIERCGISIHARHYIHALKNHLDILEIDTDDFYSDNRQNIQLLDSADLVHLQYESSFFLKDRNDFFLRTLSRINKPLLVSLHEVYREFPGVFARSKISGPLFLRVIRRLIYDYRHPAQTAYRKHLGKNFGADLVLVHHHYHKKILTESGADPSKIEVLALPVKISSESIPFKWTSDHEIHLGSTGFINPQFNYDLLFSILKKLDKKWRFTWIGGIRNSEQQELFNRIMSTLNQNGWDNQFRITGWVSEEEQSRFLKELDIYMALFSNRASSASLNRAIGALIPIIATQLPLTEEINSPHCSPLVVIPPECESAIDAINSILTRKGFREKLLQNVGKYAEIHSYSAMSLKLVEIYRGLSAK; this is encoded by the coding sequence ATGAGAGTGGTGTGGATTTATCCCAAAATTGAGCGCTGCGGAATTTCAATTCATGCCCGTCACTACATCCATGCCCTGAAAAACCATCTGGACATTTTGGAAATTGACACAGATGATTTTTACTCAGACAACCGGCAGAACATCCAATTACTGGATTCCGCCGATCTGGTGCATCTTCAGTATGAATCATCTTTTTTCCTAAAAGACAGGAATGATTTTTTCCTCAGAACACTGAGCAGAATCAATAAACCGCTACTTGTCTCTCTTCACGAGGTTTACCGGGAATTTCCGGGAGTATTTGCGAGAAGCAAAATTTCGGGACCGTTGTTTTTACGGGTGATCCGGAGACTTATTTACGATTACAGACACCCCGCACAGACCGCTTACAGAAAGCATCTTGGAAAAAACTTCGGGGCTGACCTCGTTCTCGTTCACCATCATTACCACAAGAAGATACTTACAGAAAGTGGAGCTGATCCTTCCAAAATAGAGGTACTGGCACTTCCAGTAAAGATTTCCAGTGAATCTATTCCCTTTAAATGGACATCTGATCATGAAATCCACCTGGGGTCAACTGGTTTTATAAATCCTCAATTTAACTATGATCTGCTTTTTTCAATACTCAAAAAACTTGACAAGAAATGGCGTTTCACATGGATCGGAGGGATTAGAAATTCTGAACAGCAGGAATTATTTAACCGAATCATGAGTACCTTAAACCAGAACGGATGGGATAATCAATTCAGAATAACCGGATGGGTCAGTGAGGAAGAGCAGAGCAGATTTTTAAAAGAGCTCGACATCTACATGGCGCTTTTCTCAAACCGTGCATCATCTGCGAGTCTTAATCGGGCAATCGGGGCTCTTATACCAATTATTGCAACTCAACTTCCTCTTACTGAGGAAATCAACTCCCCGCACTGCAGTCCTCTTGTTGTAATTCCACCTGAGTGTGAATCTGCCATAGATGCGATCAATTCAATTTTGACCCGGAAAGGTTTCAGAGAAAAACTGCTGCAAAATGTTGGGAAATATGCGGAAATCCACAGTTACAGTGCCATGTCTTTAAAACTGGTTGAAATTTACAGGGGATTATCAGCAAAATGA
- a CDS encoding glycosyltransferase family 4 protein encodes MNILWDLRLFSFGYGSRGAGRFTEALTKAIIECNDDFRIFAWGDKTKFHNSILENKLEWIPYRISNWKSDLFTIPALILKHKIDLFHYWIALGPKWQIGLGLFNPCATVATLYDPGVELWDIPFLKAVRTSRYWKMQKRLIKSTDRFICISKATLSGFAGIFPSLKDRMQTIYMPLTDSRYKGKKRDPYLITLGGSIHKNCARVVKAFSMIKDSFPHYKLLILGKIDRKEENLESVTENVFFEENMDFYHHHLTHASGLLFFSLYEGLGIPPLEAMSYGCPVAASRIPSIEETCGEAARLADPLQTEAIADAISDLIINNDLWAARSMEGASKYRELSKNSGTNCIEMYRELLCNRKHAVL; translated from the coding sequence ATGAATATTCTCTGGGATCTGCGCTTATTTTCATTCGGGTATGGCAGCCGTGGTGCAGGCAGGTTTACGGAGGCACTAACAAAAGCAATCATTGAATGTAATGATGATTTCAGGATTTTCGCCTGGGGCGATAAAACGAAGTTCCACAATTCAATACTGGAAAATAAACTGGAATGGATCCCTTACCGGATCAGTAACTGGAAAAGTGACCTTTTCACTATCCCTGCTTTGATTTTAAAGCATAAAATCGACCTTTTTCATTACTGGATCGCGCTTGGGCCCAAATGGCAGATTGGCCTTGGCCTGTTTAATCCCTGTGCTACTGTTGCTACGCTTTACGATCCGGGAGTTGAACTGTGGGATATTCCCTTTCTTAAAGCAGTGAGAACAAGCCGATACTGGAAAATGCAGAAGAGACTGATAAAATCAACAGACCGCTTTATCTGCATATCCAAGGCGACACTATCCGGTTTCGCCGGAATTTTTCCATCATTAAAGGACAGAATGCAAACCATATACATGCCTCTTACGGATAGCCGTTATAAGGGGAAAAAACGCGATCCCTATCTCATAACTCTGGGAGGCAGCATTCATAAAAACTGTGCCCGTGTCGTAAAGGCATTTTCCATGATCAAGGATTCGTTTCCCCATTACAAACTGCTGATACTGGGTAAAATAGACAGGAAAGAAGAGAATCTGGAGAGTGTTACGGAAAATGTATTTTTTGAAGAAAATATGGATTTTTATCATCATCATCTCACCCACGCGAGTGGCCTTCTCTTCTTTTCTCTTTACGAAGGACTTGGAATTCCACCGCTGGAGGCGATGAGTTACGGGTGTCCGGTTGCAGCATCCAGGATACCATCAATTGAGGAAACCTGCGGTGAAGCAGCCCGGCTCGCAGATCCACTGCAAACAGAGGCTATTGCGGATGCGATAAGTGATCTGATCATTAATAATGACTTATGGGCTGCCCGTTCGATGGAAGGTGCATCGAAATACAGGGAACTCAGTAAAAACTCCGGTACAAACTGTATTGAGATGTATCGTGAGTTGCTTTGCAATCGCAAGCATGCTGTTCTGTGA